DNA sequence from the Acidimicrobiia bacterium genome:
GTCCATCGACAACTCGCGCGTAGCGTCGGCGCTGACCGATCCTGGTTTCGTGACCCACCGGGCCTTCACGGTGATCTCAGGTGACGACATCCTGGCCAATCTCTTGAGCCTCGAGGACGTTCTCGGTGAGCGATCAGTCATCCTCGATGAGGACGATCGGATCGAGTTCGACGCCGTTCCCGTCGAAGATCTCGAGGACGCTCCGGACGCGGCGCGCGAGATCTTCGAGTTCGTGAACCTCTCGAGGATCGAGGCGGGCGTCGATCCCCTGGCTTGGTCAGATGCCCTGGCCGATGTGGCGATCGGCCATGCCCGGGCGATGTACGCCAACGGCTACTTCTCCCATGTCTCGCCCGTCACCGGCACCGTGGCCGATCGGGTCGAAGCGGCCGGGATTCCGTATCGGATCGTCGGTGAGAACCTGGCCCTAGCGGTGACTCCCTCGCAAGTGCACGAGGGCTTGATGGACAGCCCAGGCCATTACGAGAACATCGTGCGGCCGACCTTCCGCCGTGTGGGCATCGCCGCCATCAAGGGTCCATTGGGCTTCATGGTGGTCCAAGTATTCAGCGGCTAGCCAAAGTTGACCGGTCCGTGAGGCAAGGTAGAACCTAGTGGTCTGTCGCTGAAATGGCGAACCGGTGTAGTGTTGGGGGATGGTTGCTACTGCTGAAGCGTTGCGGAT
Encoded proteins:
- a CDS encoding CvpA family protein, with translation MLDFVLGLYFAGLLVRGWMRGLVKEAMDLAGMLIGLALAFRLSGPAGKVVEATTGVSDPTAPLLGGVAVFLIVGLGATVLSHYLSKVARLPGLNLSNRLLGGALALAWALFLATLILSLVKVLPLPGSAHESIDNSRVASALTDPGFVTHRAFTVISGDDILANLLSLEDVLGERSVILDEDDRIEFDAVPVEDLEDAPDAAREIFEFVNLSRIEAGVDPLAWSDALADVAIGHARAMYANGYFSHVSPVTGTVADRVEAAGIPYRIVGENLALAVTPSQVHEGLMDSPGHYENIVRPTFRRVGIAAIKGPLGFMVVQVFSG